A region from the Acyrthosiphon pisum isolate AL4f chromosome A1, pea_aphid_22Mar2018_4r6ur, whole genome shotgun sequence genome encodes:
- the LOC100165086 gene encoding uncharacterized protein LOC100165086, giving the protein MRYEIKSMAYSIEVLKSLTAQSIENSASNVGTEINTSCEIIWPVNNTDELITIETLLNDQKIRNNQAIILSRSVGLTIPETVRRIMQHMFSDSFIQKYSYVGFKGKNKFSGLNCCKLLFDAIRKNKKFELLPDMDISSAVPKWMAQAANLYHCNNVNWNILSQWWIFLPFGYCANMVRIF; this is encoded by the exons ATGagatatgaaataaaaagtatGGCCTACTCTATTGAAGTATTAAAAAGTCTAACAGCTCAAAGTATTGAAAATTCAGCATCAAACGTTGGTACTGAAATTAATACATCATGTGAAATTATTTGGCCAGTCAACAATACCGATGAATTGATTACTATTGAAACATTACTAAATGACCAAAAAATTAGGAATAATCAA GCTATCATTTTATCAAGATCAGTCGGACTTACCATCCCTGAAACAGTCCGCCGTATCATGCAACATATGTTTTCAGATTCATTTATCCAGAAATACTCTTATGTTGGTTTCAaaggtaaaaacaaattttctggACTGAACTGCTGCAAATTACTATTTG ATGCCATAcggaaaaataagaaatttgagTTATTGCCTGATATGGATATTTCATCAGCCGTTCCAAAGTGGATGGCCCAAGCTGCTAacc tatatcattgtaacaatgtgAATTGGAACATATTGTCTCAATGGTGGATTTTTCTGCCATTTGGTTATTGTGCAAACATGGtgagaatattttaa